One window from the genome of Chroococcidiopsis sp. TS-821 encodes:
- the rbfA gene encoding 30S ribosome-binding factor RbfA has product MATSRRVSRVAELIKREVSQMLLHDIKDDRVGAGMVSVTEVDVSGDLQHAKIFVSIYGTDEARAETMAGLKSATGYVRSELGQRVRLRRTPEIVFQEDRSIERGDRVLSLLNQLNQSRQMDDAIAIEDIDEFDDE; this is encoded by the coding sequence ATGGCTACTAGTCGTCGCGTTTCTCGCGTTGCCGAATTAATCAAACGCGAAGTCAGCCAAATGCTACTCCACGACATCAAAGACGATCGCGTGGGCGCAGGAATGGTGAGTGTTACAGAAGTCGATGTTTCTGGCGATTTACAACACGCCAAAATCTTTGTCAGTATCTATGGTACTGATGAAGCACGTGCCGAAACAATGGCAGGTTTAAAATCCGCAACTGGATACGTCCGTAGTGAATTAGGGCAAAGAGTCCGCTTACGGCGAACTCCAGAAATCGTCTTTCAAGAAGATCGTTCGATCGAGCGCGGTGATAGGGTTCTATCGCTGCTCAATCAACTGAATCAAAGCCGTCAAATGGATGATGCAATCGCAATCGAAGATATTGATGAGTTTGATGATGAATAA
- a CDS encoding DUF4327 family protein: MSVNTLPPVRYSLDVIQDEVRRLVQKGVISRQQPIYTLCQFIPPREWVCLEGELEKCDFLLRDRIGDLLGHEEWDND; encoded by the coding sequence ATGAGTGTGAATACATTGCCACCTGTTCGTTACTCGTTAGACGTGATTCAAGACGAGGTACGCCGTCTGGTGCAAAAAGGAGTGATCAGTCGTCAACAACCAATCTACACATTGTGTCAATTCATTCCGCCCCGCGAATGGGTATGTCTGGAAGGAGAATTAGAAAAATGTGATTTTCTGCTACGCGATCGCATTGGCGATCTATTAGGTCATGAGGAATGGGACAACGATTAA
- a CDS encoding cation diffusion facilitator family transporter, which produces MRDNRATVRKVLLITLILNISVMTLKAVIGWWTGSLSLQADALHSVTDGANNILGLIASRFSSPQPDRDHPYGHLKFEAVGALGIAAFLGIACFQILQSTIERILNTSEPVRISSSELWLLLIVLGINIFVAFYERTVGRRVGSPILIADAKHTMSDVWVTITVMAGLVGIWQGNILNLPQLQWLDVILAFPVALLVFKSGWSVLRENLPWLVDEMAIAPEAIYELVMQVPGVINCHDIASRGVVGRQVFIEMHLIVDAIEVETAHKITEEVEARLIEKFSPVRISIHIEPPDYQSDRISYEA; this is translated from the coding sequence ATGAGAGACAACCGTGCAACGGTGCGGAAAGTGTTGCTCATCACATTGATACTCAATATATCTGTGATGACATTAAAAGCTGTAATAGGTTGGTGGACAGGTTCTTTAAGCTTGCAAGCTGATGCCTTACACAGCGTTACCGATGGGGCTAATAATATTTTAGGGTTGATTGCCAGTCGTTTTTCTTCACCGCAACCCGATCGCGATCACCCGTACGGACATCTCAAATTTGAAGCCGTAGGAGCGTTAGGAATTGCAGCGTTTTTAGGTATTGCGTGCTTTCAAATTCTTCAAAGTACTATAGAACGAATCCTCAATACTAGTGAACCTGTCAGGATCTCTTCATCAGAATTATGGTTACTGCTAATTGTTCTCGGAATTAATATTTTCGTTGCTTTCTATGAACGTACCGTCGGTCGACGCGTAGGCAGTCCAATTTTAATTGCTGATGCCAAGCATACCATGAGTGATGTTTGGGTAACGATTACAGTAATGGCAGGGTTAGTTGGTATATGGCAGGGAAACATTTTAAACTTGCCACAACTGCAATGGTTGGATGTGATTTTAGCTTTTCCGGTAGCGTTACTCGTCTTCAAAAGTGGTTGGTCAGTATTAAGAGAAAACTTACCATGGCTTGTTGATGAAATGGCGATCGCACCTGAAGCAATTTATGAACTTGTCATGCAAGTTCCTGGTGTCATTAACTGTCACGATATTGCTTCAAGAGGCGTTGTCGGGCGACAAGTTTTTATTGAAATGCATTTAATCGTTGACGCCATAGAAGTAGAAACAGCGCATAAGATAACCGAAGAAGTCGAAGCCAGGCTGATAGAAAAATTTAGCCCTGTACGCATTTCTATTCATATTGAACCACCAGATTATCAAAGCGATCGCATCAGCTATGAAGCTTAA
- a CDS encoding metallophosphoesterase, translating to MPLKRRQFVFLSGISGFGLALLNKTQPRSSDRNPNLNLVSQAQPLASEPILRFVSLADTGTGAKGQYAVAQAMTQYHKQNTFDLAVLAGDNIYNNGEIEKIGAVFERPYEPLLKQGVQFRACLGNHDIRTANGDPQVKYPGFNMQGRYYTFRRDAVQFFALDTNNNADWTSQLAWLETELSRSDAPWKIVFGHHQIYSSGHYGENQKLIKELTPLFQKYNVPLYINGHDHNYERTREINGTTYLTCGAGAGVRPVGRSAWTEHSAEKLSFAAYEVYRDRIEISAIDTKNKVFDRGVVQL from the coding sequence ATGCCTCTTAAGCGTCGTCAGTTTGTCTTTCTCAGTGGTATTAGTGGTTTTGGTTTAGCGTTGTTGAATAAAACTCAGCCCCGCAGCAGCGATCGCAACCCTAATCTCAACTTAGTTTCTCAAGCTCAACCGCTTGCATCCGAACCAATTTTACGATTCGTTTCACTAGCCGATACAGGAACTGGTGCTAAAGGTCAATACGCAGTTGCTCAGGCAATGACACAATATCACAAGCAAAATACTTTCGATTTAGCCGTTTTAGCTGGAGATAATATTTACAACAATGGAGAAATCGAAAAAATAGGCGCAGTTTTTGAACGTCCTTACGAACCTTTATTAAAACAAGGCGTTCAGTTTCGTGCTTGTTTAGGAAATCACGATATTCGCACCGCAAATGGCGATCCGCAAGTCAAGTATCCAGGATTTAATATGCAAGGGCGCTACTATACCTTCCGGCGCGATGCTGTGCAATTTTTTGCTTTAGATACTAACAACAATGCTGATTGGACGTCACAATTAGCTTGGTTAGAAACAGAGCTCAGTCGCAGCGATGCACCTTGGAAAATTGTGTTTGGACATCACCAAATTTATTCTTCTGGTCATTACGGTGAAAATCAAAAGTTAATCAAAGAATTAACTCCACTCTTTCAGAAATACAATGTGCCGTTATATATCAATGGACACGATCACAACTACGAACGTACCCGTGAAATTAACGGTACAACTTATTTAACTTGCGGCGCTGGCGCTGGCGTTCGCCCTGTAGGACGTTCCGCATGGACAGAACATTCCGCCGAAAAACTCAGCTTTGCAGCGTACGAAGTGTATCGCGATCGCATCGAAATTTCTGCAATCGACACGAAAAACAAAGTTTTCGATCGCGGTGTAGTTCAATTATAA
- a CDS encoding DNA adenine methylase, protein MLTQEPIYPKPFLKWAGGKTKLIQQYISLFPQKIINYYEPFLGGGAVFFYLYNHYFLSSAFLSDINPELINTYLCIKHDVEAVISLLQQHQANHNQEYYYYMRSYNTENSVERAARLIYLNKTCFNGLYRENSKGEFNVPMGKYKNPQICNPEVLRAVAKALQVAQIEVKPFETVLNYAKSSEDFVYFDPPYHPLSETSNFTAYSRDSFNKDDQIRLKNVCVELAQRGVKLIQSNSDCPFIRELYKDFKIYEIQAARAINSNASKRGKISEVLITI, encoded by the coding sequence ATGTTAACTCAAGAGCCTATTTACCCAAAACCATTTTTGAAGTGGGCTGGTGGTAAAACTAAGTTGATTCAACAGTATATTTCTTTGTTTCCACAAAAAATTATCAACTACTACGAGCCTTTTTTAGGGGGCGGTGCTGTCTTTTTTTATTTGTATAATCATTATTTTCTGAGTTCTGCCTTTCTTTCAGATATTAATCCTGAGTTAATTAATACGTACTTATGTATAAAGCATGATGTTGAAGCTGTTATTTCTTTATTGCAACAACATCAAGCAAACCATAATCAGGAATATTACTACTACATGCGCTCTTATAATACAGAAAATTCTGTAGAGCGAGCCGCACGATTAATTTATTTGAATAAAACTTGCTTCAATGGCTTGTATCGGGAAAATTCTAAGGGTGAATTTAATGTGCCGATGGGGAAATACAAAAATCCGCAGATTTGTAATCCTGAAGTATTGCGTGCTGTAGCAAAAGCATTGCAAGTAGCTCAAATAGAAGTAAAGCCATTTGAAACAGTTTTAAATTATGCGAAAAGTTCTGAAGATTTTGTGTACTTCGATCCTCCATATCATCCGCTAAGTGAAACTAGCAACTTTACTGCTTACAGCCGCGATTCTTTTAATAAAGACGATCAAATTAGACTAAAAAACGTCTGTGTAGAGTTAGCTCAAAGAGGGGTAAAACTCATCCAATCTAATTCAGATTGTCCTTTTATTCGAGAACTCTATAAAGATTTCAAAATTTATGAAATCCAAGCTGCTAGGGCAATTAACTCAAACGCCAGTAAACGAGGGAAGATTTCAGAAGTGTTGATTACTATATAG
- a CDS encoding N-acetylmannosamine-6-phosphate 2-epimerase, which produces MVYKFDSVIAKLKQGLIVSCQAPVDSPLHDPIVIAAIARAAENQGAVGVRIDTPAHVSAVKQRCTVPIIGLWKQQIPGYDVYITPQFAHAAAIARAGADIIAIDATQRQRPEGETLSSLIQQIHRELGKPVMADVDTIESAIAAVAAGADIVGTTLYGYTKQTTHLSPPGFELLTQIVEKVAVPAICEGGIASPQMARQALDLGAYAVVVGTAITGIDYLVKAYRAAIS; this is translated from the coding sequence ATGGTATATAAATTCGACAGTGTAATTGCCAAGTTAAAACAAGGTTTAATTGTTTCGTGTCAAGCGCCAGTTGACTCGCCATTACACGATCCAATAGTTATTGCCGCGATTGCACGTGCAGCGGAGAATCAAGGAGCCGTGGGCGTTAGAATTGATACGCCTGCACACGTGAGTGCAGTAAAGCAGCGCTGTACAGTACCGATTATTGGACTGTGGAAACAACAAATCCCAGGCTACGACGTGTATATTACACCGCAGTTTGCTCATGCTGCCGCGATCGCTCGCGCCGGAGCCGATATTATTGCTATTGACGCCACACAACGCCAACGTCCAGAGGGAGAGACACTAAGTTCTTTAATTCAACAAATTCACCGTGAACTTGGTAAACCTGTAATGGCAGATGTCGATACGATTGAATCAGCGATCGCGGCGGTTGCTGCGGGTGCAGATATTGTGGGAACAACGCTCTACGGCTACACAAAACAAACGACACACTTATCTCCCCCTGGCTTTGAACTTTTGACACAAATCGTAGAAAAAGTCGCAGTCCCAGCAATTTGTGAAGGTGGTATTGCTTCTCCCCAAATGGCACGTCAAGCACTCGATCTTGGAGCCTACGCCGTCGTTGTGGGAACAGCCATTACCGGAATCGATTATTTAGTAAAGGCATATCGAGCCGCGATCAGTTAG
- a CDS encoding GAF domain-containing sensor histidine kinase — protein sequence MIHPEDLSFRGTLPSAVFEQLRQLLCQMAQVVETEAVVLTQDILLSIPVPQKQQQFVVIISQGFSALLLGFPEEPEQSNLQNPIMSDPDDAAYISSLAAEFLSFNGQESLLDVNLTFDRNAIAEFMRQLSYNFQHDAQAYQTLAQYCQSLEPNDARLQSYFTLLLLSIFNKEKASAPHIEYPHVSVCQPVEDALKEQIAHERLLNQLTSQIRQSLDLSVILSTAVNHVRNFLQLDRLIIYQFAQDNPPEGSATSLQALYSSSDTWQKHSGCVVYEARAAESIPSMLNYREAGCFIPTSQCWEKYRKGFTLAVDDIEKTYVLSQCLLEFLRESQVRAKLVAPIVFQEKLWGLLIAHQCYETRNWRDSEKNLVQRIAEQLAIAIYQAELMQSLTREKQLLEQRVSERTQALQDALIAAQAANRAKSEFLATMSHELRSPLTTIIGLSATLLRWSFGKLTERQRQYLETIHNSGEHLLALINDILTLSEVEAGKTLLEKSEFSLSAIAEASLQSFRNIAARQAVDLRLDLRIDASCDRITADFKRVQQILWNLLSNAVKFTPAGGQVTLRAWLEQNTAVFQVEDTGIGIPTEQLPLLFEKFQQLDTPYRRQHEGTGLGLALTKHLVELHQGHITVESVVGHGSIFTVWLPVSG from the coding sequence ATGATTCACCCTGAAGATTTGAGTTTTCGCGGCACTTTGCCCTCAGCAGTTTTTGAACAACTAAGGCAATTGTTGTGTCAAATGGCTCAAGTCGTAGAAACAGAAGCTGTGGTGCTGACACAAGACATTCTTTTGTCAATTCCTGTTCCTCAGAAGCAGCAACAATTTGTTGTCATCATATCTCAAGGATTTAGTGCGCTGCTGTTGGGATTTCCAGAGGAACCTGAACAATCAAACCTTCAGAATCCAATTATGTCAGATCCTGATGATGCCGCCTACATCTCATCATTGGCTGCGGAATTTTTATCATTTAACGGACAAGAGTCATTGCTTGACGTGAATCTTACGTTTGACCGCAATGCGATCGCTGAGTTCATGCGACAGCTCAGTTACAATTTTCAGCACGACGCTCAAGCATACCAAACACTGGCGCAGTATTGTCAAAGCCTAGAACCTAATGATGCTAGGTTGCAAAGTTACTTTACACTCTTACTGTTATCTATCTTTAATAAAGAGAAAGCATCTGCACCACACATAGAATATCCGCACGTATCTGTTTGTCAACCAGTAGAAGATGCGCTCAAAGAGCAGATTGCGCACGAACGGCTACTAAATCAACTTACCAGTCAAATTCGTCAAAGTTTAGATTTATCCGTCATTCTTTCCACAGCCGTGAACCACGTGCGTAATTTTCTGCAATTGGATCGCTTGATAATTTATCAGTTTGCACAAGATAACCCTCCCGAAGGAAGCGCGACCTCGTTGCAGGCGCTTTATTCTAGCAGCGATACCTGGCAAAAACATTCAGGGTGTGTTGTGTACGAAGCCCGTGCAGCCGAATCAATTCCATCAATGTTGAATTACCGTGAAGCAGGATGTTTTATTCCAACTTCACAATGCTGGGAGAAGTATCGCAAAGGCTTTACCCTTGCTGTCGATGATATCGAAAAAACCTACGTCCTTTCGCAGTGTCTTCTTGAGTTTTTGCGCGAGAGTCAAGTACGCGCCAAGCTAGTTGCACCAATTGTCTTTCAAGAAAAGTTGTGGGGGTTACTGATCGCGCATCAATGTTACGAAACCCGCAATTGGCGCGACAGCGAAAAAAACTTAGTGCAAAGAATCGCAGAACAACTGGCGATCGCGATTTATCAAGCTGAATTGATGCAATCTTTAACGCGAGAAAAGCAGTTACTCGAACAACGAGTCTCAGAACGCACTCAAGCCCTCCAAGATGCTTTAATCGCTGCGCAGGCTGCGAACCGTGCCAAAAGTGAATTCTTAGCGACAATGAGTCACGAACTGCGATCGCCACTGACAACAATTATCGGGTTATCTGCGACGCTGTTACGTTGGTCGTTTGGTAAATTAACCGAGCGTCAGCGACAATATTTAGAAACTATTCACAATAGCGGCGAGCATTTATTAGCACTGATCAACGATATTTTAACATTGTCCGAAGTTGAAGCGGGTAAGACACTGTTAGAGAAAAGCGAGTTTTCCTTAAGCGCGATCGCCGAAGCGAGTTTGCAGTCGTTTAGAAATATCGCCGCCCGACAAGCCGTCGATCTGCGTTTAGACTTAAGAATTGACGCGTCATGCGATCGCATTACCGCAGATTTTAAACGCGTGCAGCAAATTCTCTGGAATCTACTCAGCAATGCGGTAAAATTTACTCCAGCTGGCGGGCAAGTGACTTTACGCGCTTGGCTAGAGCAAAATACGGCTGTCTTTCAAGTAGAAGATACAGGGATCGGCATTCCAACAGAGCAGTTACCACTACTGTTTGAGAAGTTCCAACAGCTAGATACACCCTACCGCCGCCAACACGAAGGAACAGGACTAGGTTTAGCCCTCACCAAACACTTAGTAGAACTTCACCAAGGACATATCACGGTCGAATCCGTTGTCGGTCATGGTTCAATTTTTACAGTTTGGTTGCCTGTGAGTGGCTAG
- a CDS encoding class I SAM-dependent methyltransferase produces the protein MGIGTQALELATLGHNNVTASDLFAAVVAQARKETRSRELEMTFKVADMRQCAQTHGVLSTDNSLLHLSGDNEIGVALQSFYQCLRQDGVAIVSLGEYLEDEEIWQ, from the coding sequence CTGGGTATCGGAACCCAAGCACTAGAACTCGCGACTTTAGGACACAACAACGTTACAGCCTCTGATTTATTCGCAGCAGTCGTTGCACAGGCGCGCAAAGAAACTCGATCGCGCGAACTCGAAATGACATTCAAAGTAGCAGATATGCGTCAATGCGCCCAAACGCATGGTGTTTTAAGTACCGATAACTCCTTACTACACCTTTCTGGAGATAATGAAATTGGCGTTGCACTTCAGAGTTTCTATCAGTGTTTGCGACAAGATGGAGTGGCGATTGTGAGCTTGGGCGAGTATCTTGAGGATGAGGAAATATGGCAGTAG
- a CDS encoding DUF751 family protein, with product MFDGFWQNISRYPRYFITIVLGIFLNAFAPLAPLFKRPVTAIALIGIFIGTIVFITFTLRAMLGIDPI from the coding sequence ATGTTTGATGGATTTTGGCAAAACATCTCGCGCTACCCCCGCTATTTTATTACTATTGTCCTAGGGATATTTTTAAACGCGTTTGCGCCACTGGCACCACTATTTAAGCGTCCAGTCACCGCGATCGCCCTCATAGGCATATTTATTGGGACGATTGTTTTTATCACATTTACACTGCGTGCCATGCTAGGGATAGATCCGATTTAA
- a CDS encoding glycoside hydrolase family 3 N-terminal domain-containing protein gives MRSLPDINSLSLAEQVAQMVVVRASGYLFDRQIQYPQWEPPAAKLQYWLEKLGVGGVILLGGSAGEIALRSQQLQTWAKFPLLIAADIEEGVGQRFSGATEFPPPMALSAIAQRDLTLAVQYASQMGAVTAQEALAIGINWVLAPVVDVNNNPANPVINVRAFGETPEIVSQLTTAFIQGAKKFPVLTAAKHFPGHGDTATDSHLDLPVLAHSPERLAKIELPPFQSAIAAGVDAVMSAHLLIPAWDSEYPATLSPKILTQQLRKQLGFEGLIVTDALVMGAIANRYGTEEAAVLAVEAGADILLMPLEPEAAIQAVCEAVARDRISRERIRASVERIWHAKQQVEYTTTPRLSELAQPSAEVAANAIVRETQVVYGSVPINVNTPSGSLRNLIVVDNLLNCHFLSEISPAIALPKQFGYTTELVDCHTSITGFDGTQLTLLQLFIRGNPFRGSAGLTQVAQNLLKKLLQLENLQALTVYGSPYIVNEFLPALPAATPCLFSYGQMPAAQLKIMNTLFDV, from the coding sequence ATGCGATCGCTTCCTGACATAAATAGTCTTTCGCTTGCCGAACAAGTTGCTCAAATGGTTGTTGTTCGCGCCTCTGGGTATTTGTTTGATCGCCAAATTCAATATCCACAGTGGGAACCTCCCGCAGCCAAGTTGCAATATTGGCTAGAAAAACTGGGTGTTGGTGGTGTCATTTTGTTAGGAGGGAGTGCAGGAGAAATTGCGCTGCGATCGCAGCAACTCCAAACTTGGGCAAAATTTCCTTTACTGATCGCCGCCGATATTGAAGAAGGCGTAGGACAAAGATTTTCAGGCGCGACTGAGTTTCCACCACCGATGGCGCTAAGTGCGATCGCCCAACGAGACCTCACACTTGCTGTACAATACGCATCGCAAATGGGTGCTGTCACCGCACAAGAAGCGTTAGCAATCGGTATTAATTGGGTATTAGCGCCAGTTGTGGATGTAAATAACAATCCAGCAAACCCTGTGATTAACGTGCGGGCGTTTGGCGAAACTCCAGAAATCGTCAGTCAATTAACAACAGCGTTTATTCAAGGTGCGAAAAAATTCCCCGTACTTACCGCAGCCAAGCATTTTCCAGGGCACGGCGACACCGCTACCGATTCGCATCTCGATTTACCTGTATTAGCGCATTCGCCTGAAAGATTAGCAAAAATTGAATTACCGCCATTTCAATCCGCGATCGCCGCTGGCGTTGATGCAGTGATGAGCGCGCATCTGTTGATTCCCGCTTGGGATAGCGAATACCCCGCGACACTTTCGCCAAAAATCTTAACGCAACAATTGCGCAAGCAGCTAGGATTTGAAGGATTGATCGTCACTGATGCCTTAGTGATGGGCGCGATCGCAAACCGCTATGGAACCGAAGAAGCCGCAGTATTAGCTGTAGAAGCCGGTGCAGATATTTTATTGATGCCTCTTGAACCCGAAGCTGCAATTCAAGCTGTCTGCGAAGCGGTTGCGCGCGATCGCATTTCTAGAGAGCGAATTCGTGCTTCTGTAGAACGGATTTGGCACGCTAAACAGCAAGTTGAGTATACCACCACGCCCCGATTGTCCGAATTAGCACAACCTTCAGCAGAAGTAGCAGCGAACGCGATTGTGCGCGAAACGCAGGTTGTTTACGGTTCTGTACCAATCAATGTCAATACACCTTCGGGGAGTTTACGCAACTTAATTGTTGTCGATAATCTACTTAACTGTCATTTTTTGAGTGAGATTAGTCCCGCGATCGCCTTGCCAAAGCAGTTTGGCTACACAACAGAACTTGTCGATTGTCACACTTCAATTACAGGTTTTGACGGCACTCAACTCACTTTATTACAGTTATTTATTCGCGGTAATCCGTTTCGCGGTAGCGCCGGATTAACTCAAGTCGCGCAGAATTTGTTGAAGAAATTATTACAATTAGAAAACTTGCAAGCTTTAACCGTTTACGGTAGTCCTTACATAGTTAACGAGTTTCTACCAGCTTTGCCCGCAGCTACACCTTGTTTATTTTCCTACGGGCAGATGCCTGCGGCTCAATTAAAAATTATGAATACTTTATTCGATGTATAA
- the guaA gene encoding glutamine-hydrolyzing GMP synthase, with translation MIVILDFGSQYSELIARRIRETQVYSEVVSYRTTAEQLKQLNPKGIILSGGPNSVYDVGAPQCDPQIWELGIPILGVCYGMQLMVNQLGGNVVRAERGEYGKASLSIDDPTDLLTNVEDGTIMWMSHGDSCTVLPEGFEILAHTENTSCAAIAHHEKKLYGVQFHPEVVHSLGGMALIRNFVYHICDCEPTWTTEAFVDEAIREIRAKVGNKRVLLALSGGVDSSTLAFLLHKAIGDQLTCVFIDQGFMRKLEPERLVKLFQEQFHIPVEYVNARDRFLAAIAGVTDPEEKRRRIGHEFIKEFEEASKRLGPFDYLAQGTLYPDVIESADTNVDPKTGERVAVKIKSHHNVGGLPKDLRFKLVEPLRKLFKDEVRKVGRSIGLPDEIVQRQPFPGPGLAIRILGEVTEERLEILRDADLIVRQEINRNGIYNQLWQAFAVLLPIRSVGVMGDQRTYAYPIVLRLVSSEDGMTADWARVPYDLLETISNRIVNEVRGVNRVVYDITSKPPGTIEWE, from the coding sequence ATGATTGTCATCTTGGACTTCGGCTCCCAGTACTCTGAACTGATTGCCCGTCGCATTCGGGAAACGCAAGTTTATTCAGAGGTGGTTTCCTATCGCACGACTGCTGAACAATTAAAGCAACTCAATCCTAAAGGAATTATCCTTTCAGGAGGACCAAATTCAGTCTACGACGTCGGCGCTCCGCAATGCGATCCCCAGATTTGGGAGTTAGGTATTCCAATTCTGGGTGTTTGTTACGGGATGCAGTTGATGGTCAATCAACTCGGCGGGAATGTCGTTCGTGCTGAACGCGGTGAGTATGGCAAAGCCTCTCTTTCGATTGACGATCCGACGGACTTACTGACAAACGTCGAAGACGGCACAATTATGTGGATGAGTCATGGAGACTCGTGTACCGTCTTGCCAGAAGGATTTGAAATTTTAGCACACACAGAAAATACGTCCTGTGCTGCGATCGCGCACCACGAAAAGAAACTTTACGGCGTGCAGTTTCACCCAGAGGTCGTGCATTCATTGGGTGGAATGGCGTTGATTCGTAACTTTGTCTATCACATTTGCGACTGCGAACCAACGTGGACAACAGAAGCTTTTGTTGATGAAGCAATTCGCGAGATTCGTGCCAAAGTTGGAAACAAACGCGTATTACTAGCGCTTTCTGGTGGTGTTGATTCTTCAACGTTGGCGTTTTTACTACACAAAGCAATTGGCGATCAGTTGACGTGTGTCTTTATTGACCAAGGCTTTATGCGCAAGCTAGAGCCAGAGCGGTTAGTTAAATTATTTCAAGAACAGTTCCACATTCCAGTCGAGTATGTTAATGCGCGCGATCGCTTTTTGGCAGCGATCGCCGGTGTTACCGATCCCGAAGAAAAACGCCGTCGCATCGGACACGAATTTATCAAAGAATTTGAAGAAGCTTCCAAACGCTTAGGACCTTTTGATTATCTAGCACAAGGAACTTTGTATCCTGATGTGATTGAATCGGCGGATACAAATGTTGACCCAAAAACAGGGGAACGTGTCGCTGTGAAAATCAAGAGTCACCACAATGTTGGTGGCTTACCCAAAGACTTACGATTTAAACTTGTCGAACCACTGCGCAAATTATTTAAAGATGAAGTGCGTAAGGTTGGGCGTTCAATTGGTTTACCTGATGAAATTGTGCAACGACAGCCGTTTCCAGGACCTGGTTTAGCAATTCGGATTTTGGGTGAAGTGACCGAAGAACGTTTAGAAATTTTACGCGATGCCGATTTAATTGTCCGTCAGGAGATTAACCGTAACGGTATCTACAATCAACTATGGCAAGCGTTTGCAGTTTTATTACCAATTCGTAGTGTTGGCGTAATGGGCGATCAGCGTACTTATGCGTACCCGATTGTTTTACGTTTAGTTTCTAGTGAAGATGGGATGACTGCGGATTGGGCGAGAGTTCCGTATGACTTGCTAGAGACGATTTCTAACCGCATTGTGAATGAAGTTCGCGGCGTAAATCGCGTCGTTTACGACATTACTTCCAAGCCACCAGGAACGATTGAGTGGGAGTAA